ACCTCCTTGAACGGCGGCGCTAGCTTGTTTTTGGCGATTTTAGCTCTGGTACGACTTCCAATGACCTCTTCGCCGTCTTTGATGGGTCCCACGCGGCGGATGTCTATCCGTACAGAGGCGTAAAACTTGAGCGCGCGGCCGCCGGTGGTGGTTTCCGGCGATCCCCAGGTCACGCCAATTTTTTCGCGGATTTGATTGATGAAGATCAGGCACGTATTTGTGCGATTGGCGACGGCGGTCAACTTCCGGAGCGCCTGTGACATCAACCGTGCTTGGAGTCCGGGAAGCGCTTCCCCCATGTCGCCTTCCAGTTCGGCCTTCGGTACGAGCGCCGCCACGGAGTCCACCACGATGAGATCAAAAGCTGTGGAACGCACCAGCGCCTCAGCAATCTCAAGCGCTTGCTCACCATTGTCCGGTTGCGACACGAAGAGGTTGTCAATATCCACACCGAGGTTCGCCGCGTAGTTCGGATCAAGCGCATGCTCGGCATCAATAAACGCCACCTGTCCGCCGGTGCGTTGCGCTTCAGCGACGACGTGTAACGCCAAGGTCGTTTTGCCGCCGGATTCCGGTCCGTAGATTTCAACGATGCGCCCACGCGGCATGCCGCCAATGCCAATTGCCGCGTCAAGGCTCAGACAGGTTGTAGAAATCGCTGGGACTTCAAGAGCCCGGCGTTCACCAAGTCGCATCACAACGCCCTTGCCAAACTGTCTTTCGAGACCGGCGATGGCGGCGTCAATGGCTTTGTTGCGTTCCTGTCGTTCGTCAGTCATAGGCGGTGCTTATTAGGTTGGGCGTGGTGGTTGAACTGGACGTGTACGGTTCTGAGAGTGGATTTTGAACCTTACCCAGTCGGCGTTAGATTGAAAAGAGCGGCGCAGCCGCGGCAGCCGCCCATCCATACTCAGTAGCGCAGAGGTTGTCGGCGGCAGGGATGTTCGAGGAGGGGTTTACAATGGCGACGCCCATGCATCCACTGTTATCCATCGCAACCCGTTCCGACGGGCAGGCGCGCGGTTTATGCCCTGCGCTAGCCATGTATCTGTCTTGTGTAAACTGCCCCTTTGTCGCGGCCTGTCCATACAAGACGCGCCTTGGTGATTTCGGCCTAGAAGCCGCCGCTCAAGAGCGACAGGAACGCGAACGTGCCCGCCAGCTCATAGCAGTCCTTGGCGATGAGCAGGCTTCAGATGCTCAACGCCGGCAGGCCGCCGATGAAGCGGCGGACTGGTTGGCATCTGACCCGGCTCTGTCGCCTCACGTGCGCGGCGGACTGGCGGTAGCGCTTGGCGACTACGGCGACATTCGGGCGTTCGAGCCGCTTGTGGCGACCTTAGGCGACCTGCGACTGAGCGAAAATTACGCCGTCCTGCGAGAAGACGCCGCGCTGACCCTTGGCGAACTCAACGATGCGCGCGCCCAAGAACCACTGACACAATGGCTGACTGACTGGCGTCCGGGCGTCCGCTTCGCATGCGTCGTCGCCCTAGGTAAACTCGGTGCGTCGGAAGCCATTCCAGCCCTGCATCGCCTCCGCGAGGTCCGTATTGGAGATGACTTCGGGCAACTCAATGAGCAAGTTCACGAAATGTGTCTTCACGCCCTAGCTCTGCTGGGTGACGCCAGCGTGCGTCCCGCGCTGGAGAACCTGCTCACAGCGGAACGGCGGGTGGCGCTATCGCGCGCTGAAATCGTCTTTGCCCTTGGTGAGTTGGGTGATGTCGCCAGCCTTCCGGCGCTAAGAGCACTCCACAACAGTGACATTGGCGAAGGGCTGCGCGCTTACACAACCGTGGCGTTGGGGCGGCTTGGACAAGATGTCGGTGCTGACCTGCACCCGCTTCTGTCCGCCGCCGATGAAGACTTAGCTTTTCACGCGGCGCGGGCGTTGGCGACGCTTGGTGATCCAGAAGCCGTTGAACCGCTCATTTTGCGCGGCCTCACTTCGCGACGCGGCTACATACGGCGGTTGGCTGTGTCGGCGCTGCGGCCATTTGAAGCACACCCAGTTGTGCAGGCGGCGCTCAAAGCGTACGCCGAGCAAGAACCGGTGGCGACGCTGCGGGCGGCAGTGAACAGTCGCTTTGCTTGATGCAAGCCGCTTGGGACAAAAACGGCTTCGCGGCCTAGCCAACACTGGGATGATCCGGCAGGTTGGGCGCGAGCAGATCCAGTGCAGGCTGCGCGACTGCTCCAGCGTCCTTTGTATCGAGTTTTTGAGACACGCAACTGCTTTGCGTTGTGCTGCGCCGGTCATCTGATTATGGGTTCGGCTTAGCGTGCCTGAAACAACACAAAGCAGGTCGCATTGTCGGCGCAGTCGGCGATGTTTTCCGCCAGAACGCTCAACCGATAGTGTACCGCCGCGCGCCGCGAGGCAATGGCCAGTAGGTTGCGCCTCCCATGAGCTTGAACGAGCTTGGCTGCGCCAGCAGTGTCATAGACGGTCGTTGGACGTAGCCGCAGGTAGCGCGCAAAAAACTTTGCGCACTGGCGTAGCGCTTGCCAGTGCGACAACACGTGCGTCGCCTCGGCGACGGTTGCGCCGGGAAGCCCAAGCAGGCAATGTTCAATCGGCAGCCAGAATTCATCCAGCACCTGCAGCCTAGGTGACCGCAGTAGCGCTTGCGCCTCTGGCACGTCGCCGGCGATGACGTTCCTGACCGGCAAGACCCCAAACTCGACTTCGCGCGCCAGCGTTGCTGCGCACACGGCGGCGAAGGTTGGATAAGGTGTAGGCGCGCCGAAGCGCGCGGCGGCAATTTCACCATAAGCGCCGAATTCGCCCTGAAAGGCAATGCGCGGCGCAGCGTTTGGCGGTAAGCTGGGGGAACAAAGCACGGCGCTGTCTCCAAGTCGTTGCAACGTTTTCAAACGAGGTGGTCGTCAGCAGTGGAACTGTACTTGATGCGACATGGCATTGCGCATGAACTCGGAGCCGACGGCTCGCGTTCAGATGCAGAGCGTACCTTGACCAACGAAGGCCGCGCCAATACTCGCGCCGCCGCCCGCGCCATGGCGCGGCTGGAGTTGGACATTGACGCGATTTGGACTAGCCCGCTGGCGCGTGCGCGTCAGACGGCGGAGATTGTTGCGGAAACACTGCAAAAGACCCAACTGATGGAGGAAATGGCAGAACTAGCGTTGGGAGGCGGGCCGGAACGGGTAGTTGGCGCATTGACACGCCTTAGTCGCGGGACAGGCGTGCTGCTAGTCGGTCATGAGCCTGATCTCAGTCGGTTGGTCGCTTATTTGGTCTGGGGTGGTCTGGATGCCGACCACGTCGCCTTCAAGAAGGGAGGACTCTGCCGGGTGGATTGTCCGTTCGGGTTGCGTCCGGGGAAAGCCGTCCTGCGTTGGTTGCTGACGCCAAAACAGCTTCGGTTATTGGCGTCGGCGTAAGCGCCCCGTCATGCGAGTTTCACTCTTTGGGATGTTGGAAGTTTCGCCATTTCTGACGTAGTCCGCAGCGGACGCCTCCACGAGGGAGAGCAGCGTCACGCCGCCGCATACCAGACTGTTGACGCGGTTCTCGCTGGAGCTCGCCTGCTAGGCGCAAACCACGCCAAGCTGGTTCTAGCGCAGGGAAGGCGCAACCTAACTAGCTATCGCCTCGCGGCGCGCCGCCGGTTGAGTGTTCTGGCGGAAAACATCGCCGAACCCTTGGCTTAGCATCCGTCTTGTTTTTTGCTTTGTTTACCGCTCGACAGGCGGTAGTGCAGTTTTGCCGGCGCTCGGCTCACGGTTGAGCCCAGCGAGAATCGGTTCCGGAACAATGCCGATATAGAGCACCGCCGCCAGCGCTAGCGCCAGCGCTGTCGTCAGCGGCCAGGGCGGTTCCGGCAGTTCGTCTTCCGACGACCGGCCTTCCCCGAAAAACATCGTCACGACAGGTCGCAAGTAGTAGTACAACGACGCTGCGCTGTTGAGCACGGCCATGATCACCAACCATGCGTAGCCGCCCTGCCAAACTTCCCGAAACAGCACGAACTTCCCCATAAAACCCGCCGTTAGCGGCAGACCGCCCAACGCCAGCAGGCAGACGGCCAACGCAACGGCCGCCCCCGTCGCTTGCCCGCCAAGTCCAGCGTAGTCGGCAATATTCGTCCGGTCGTCGTCCGCGCGCGCCACGTACGTCACCACTGCAAACGCGCCCAATGTCGTTGCCGCGTAACCGATCAGATAAAACCATGTCGCCTTCCAGTTCCCAACCAGAACACCCAACAGCGCATATCCCGCATGCGCAATTGAGGAATAAGCCAGCATGCGCTTGATGTCGTCTTGCACAATGGCGACAGCGTTGCCAATCACCATTGAGAGGACGGACACGACGGCAAGCATGAGCGCCCACGTTCGATGGAGCGAAAAAACCTCAGACGGAAACAGTCCGCCGAACACCCGCAGTAAGGCGACAAACGCCACCGCCTTTGAGCCGGCCGCCATGAAGGCCGTCACCGGCGTCGGCGCTCCGTGGTAAACATCCGGCGCCCAAAAATGAAACGGCGCAGCGGCGGCTTTGAAACACAGCCCGACCAGCATCAGAGCTGCACCTGTCAACAGCAAACTTTCCGAAGTCAACCCGCCGTTCTGGATAACCAACCGGATGGTCGTCAGGTTGGTCGTACGGGTCGCGCCGTAGATCAACGCCATGCCATACAGCAGGAAACCCGTCGCAAACGAGCCTAAGATGAAATACTTGACGGACGCTTCGTTTGACCGCAGGTCGCTGCGTCGAAAGCCGGCTAAGGCATACGAGGCGATTGAAAGAATTTCAATCCCCAGAAACAGCATGGCGAGATCGCCCGCCCCGCCGACCAACAGCATGCCGACCGTCCCAAACGTCAGGAGCGCGAAGTACTCGCCGCCGTTGCGCGCTCGGCCGTCAAACATTGGCATCGCCAGCAGCACCGCCAGCGCCGTTACGAACAAAAACAGCAAAGCAAACGCCGTGCGCATCGGGTCGGTGATGAGCATGCCGTTGAAACTCGCACCGGGCGGTAGGTTAGTCCAGCGCCATACGCCGTACGCCGCCGCCAAGACGCCAGCCAACACCAGCGGTCCGGCCCACCGCCGGCTTCCCTGAGCAAAAGCGTCGTACAGCATGACGCCGAGACCCGTCGCCGCCAGACAAATCTCCGGAAGAACTGCGCTATAGTTGATGTCTGGATGGACAGGCATCGTGGGGTGCGTTACGCAAGAGATAAAAACGGCGTTGCTCGCCGCACCATATTCATCCGCGTCGGAGACGGCAAGCCGCCCGCCGCGCCGTCCGTACGTTTACACACAGGCCTGCGTATCATCCTTGGCTCTTCTCTGAATGACTTCTAACGCTCATCGGCGTCGCGGCCGTCTCCGGCCGAGGCCGCTCACACTTCAGCCAACCGCAAGCCATGACCACAAAACCAGACATTATGACGATGGGAAGCACCTTGGTCAGTGTGCTGTTGCTCTGGCTGACGGCCGCCGTCGGCTACGGGCAGGGACGTACGCACACGGTTCAGGTTGCATCGGTCAATGATGAAACGGTCGCCCGCGAGACGGTCGCCGACTATCGGGCGCGCGGCGCGACAGCGTACTACGTGAAGGTTGAATTGCCGCAGGGAACGTTCTACCGGGTGCGGGTCGGGCGCTTCGCCACGCCGGCTGAGGCTCAACGCTACGCGCGAGCGATTGGTGTCCGCGACGCCTTCATCACGATTTACGACGGCCCGGCGGATGCGCCATTGATGCGCGCGCCAATCACACCGATCAAAGCGCCGGAACCGTCATCCAACAACGCCGCTTCGTCCACACAGCCAGGAACCAAATCCTCGCCGCTCCCACCGCCTGTGCTGGTCATTAAGCCGAAGGGTAAACCGACGCCGCCGACCATGCCTGCCTCATCGCCATCTGTGGCGCCGCCGGAAACCGCGCCGGCGGCCGCCGACCGCGACTCGGACAGTGACGCCGGTCCAGGAGCGGTTGCCGCTGCGCCTACTCCGCTCCCACGCCAGGAGATGCCACGGCGAAAGGCGCTGTCGGCGCAGTTACTGCTAGATGTTGTAGCGTCGCCTGTCGCACCGGAAGAGGCGGTGTCGCTCCCCGATCCTTCGCCGTGGGTGCGCTTGACAACCCCAACGCGCGCCGATCTCCACTGCGCCTACTTCATCAGTCGGGACATCGGCTGGGTGGGCGGCCGGCGGGGTGTTCTGCTGCACACGGAAGACGGCGGCCGCCGGTGGGTTGAGCAAGTGACGGGGACGCGAGCGAATGTGACGGGCTTATTCTTCCTGAACGCCAAAACCGGTTGGGCGGCGGTCGGCGGCAGCTATGGACTTGACCCGCGTGTGGATGGTGCGGAGCCGGCCGTGCTCTTCACCAACGACGGTGGAACGGTGTGGCGGCCGCTGGCCGAGCTTGACGTGCGGGCGTTGTGGTTCGTCAGCGAACAAGTCGGCTACGCTGTGGGGAACTACAGTGCGGTGTTCCGTACAACGGACGGCGGCGCTACTTGGATCGCCTGCGACGGCATCCAGCGCGCCGTCGTTCGACCGGAGGGGTTGCCGGACGCCGTGCTGACGTTTACGCATGTCCAGTTTCTCGACGAGCGGCGTGGGTGGGTGGCGGGTAACTTCTTTGGGCGCGGCGTCGTGCGGCCGGCCGGCGTGTTTTTCACAGAAGATGGCGGTGCCACATGGACGCGCTGCCCGATTCCCTTCGCGGCGACGACGGCGGACATCACCTCGATGCGGTTTATTGATGCCCGACGCGGCTTTGTCGTTTCGGAGTTGTACCGTGGCGATGCGCGGTTCGTCACGCTACATCTGACGAATGATGGCGGCGCGACGTGGAGCGAGCGCCGGATGGCGGTGCCCGGCTTTCACGTCACGCACTTTCTCGACGAGCGGACGGGCTGGACAATGGGCGCGCTGCTGGCGCGGGATGGGTCGGCTCCGCCCTATGAAGTCGGCATCTGGGTGACGCACGACGGCGGCCGGACGTGGCGCGAAGAGAAAACCTTGGCCGGGACGCAAATCTACGCCGCGTTTTTCCTTGACGCGCAAACCGGTTGGGCGGTCGGTCAAGGTGGAACGGTGTTGCGCTACCGCCCCTAAACAATCGGATGGAAAGGCTTTTGCCGTGCAACTGCTGCTAGAAAACTTGCGGCTGGCAATTGCGAACGTCTGGGCCAACAAACTGCGGTCACTGTTGACGGTGTTAGGGGTGCTGGTTGGAACGGCGACGGTGATTGCTGTGTCATCCGTGATGACTGGCGTCAAGGACCGGACAGCAAAGCTGGCGGCGCAGGTCGGCCCGGAAGTCCTCTACGTGAGTCGGTTTGACTCCATCGGCCCGCGCTTTTCACGCCTGACGCCGGAGGAGCGCCAGCGCAAGCCTCTAACAGAGGAAGACGCGGCGGCCGTCGCCGCGCTACCGTCAGTGCGGGCGGCGACGCCGCAGTTGGTGGTGGGGAGCTTCGGCCCGAGCGCGACGCAATATCGCTTGAGGTACAAAGGGCAGGAGGCGACGCGCCCGATTGCGTTTGGCGTCTGGGCAAATTACCCGGAAGTGCGGTGGCTGAACCTGCGCATAGGGCGCTTTTTCACCCCCGAAGAGCATGACCGGAAGCTGGACGTAGCGGTGCTTGGTCCTGTCGCCGCTCAGCAGTTGTTCGGCGACCAGAATCCGTTGGGCGAAATGGTGGAGTTTGAGGGGCGTCTGTACCGCGTCATTGGCGTCGTCGAGAAAGGCCCGACGGGTATTTTCGGCGACACGCCGGAGGATCGGCAAATCATCATTCCTTATGCGAACTTGGCGCAGCGATACCCGGAACTGCTGCGCGAGCGCGGGATTACAATCATCGCGCACGCCCGTGAAGGTCGGCTGGAGGCGATGCGGGACGAAATTACGGAACTGCTGCGCCGGCGGCGGCGGGTGCGACCGGATCAGCCGGACAATTTCGGCGTCAGTACGCCGGACGCCATCTTCGCCACCTTTGACAGCATCACATCGGTCTTGGGTGTCATCGCGGTGTCGTTGGCGTCAGTCAGCCTGCTGGTCGGCGGCATTGGCGTTATGAACATCATGCTGGTGTCGGTGACCGAGCGGACGAAGGAAATTGGGACACGCCGCGCTATCGGTGCACGGCGACGCGATGTGTTAGTGCAGTTTTTAGTTGAGGCCGTGGTGCTTTCGGTCATCGGCGGGGCGTTAGGGATTGGCATTGGCATGGGATTGAGTACGGCGTTGACGACATTTGCGCCGAGTATCCCCTCGCTAGTGCCACTCTGGTCGGTCGGCGCAGGGTTCGGTATTTCGGTGGCGGTCGGGCTGCTATCGGGTTTTTTACCGGCGCTGCGCGCCGCACAGCTCGATCCGGCCGAAGCGCTGCGGTATGAGTAGCCAAACGGCAGGCCAATCCGTTACGCCCGCGCAAGACACCCTCCTCCTAAGCTTTGGCGCGCGGCGGTGGCTTCCACTGTGGCCGGCCCGGCGGCTCATAGAAAAACAACGGCTCGCTATCCAAGACGGTGGCCTCTTTGAGAGGCGCAGAGGTGTGTCGGCAGACAGACGGCCTGGGTAGGCTTTTTAGGCATGCCATGCGGCGCTTCGCTTAGGGTACGCCGCACCCGTGAATCCTGCTTGAAGCTGCGATTATGAACCGGGTGATTGCGCCAGCCCGGTCCACCATTCGCCGTCAGTGCGTTCGGCGACAACAATAAGGCCGACAGAGTTCAGGGCAGTGATGACGCCTTCTCGACGGTCGGCCAAGACGCCGGCCGTGATCAGTTTTCCACCGGGACGTAGCGTTCGCGCCAAGTCCGGCGTCAGCGATATGATGACCTCCGCCGTCAGATTGGCTAACACAAGGTCGAAGTCGCTTTTCGGATAGTCCGCCGCGCTCCCCACCAGCCAGCGAATCCGTTCGCCGACGTCATTGAGGCGTGCGTTTTCAGCGGCAATGGCGACGGCTTCAGGGTCGGTGTCACACGCTTCACAGCGCGCCTGTGGAAACAACTTAGCGGCAGCGATAACAAGGATGCCTGTTCCCGTACCAACATCCAAGACGGTTTGCGGCGGCGTTGGCAGGTCTTCCAACAACAGCAAGCAGGCGCGCGTTGTTTCGTGCGTACCCGTCCCAAAGGCCATGCCGGGTTCAATGGTGAGACGAATCCGCGCCGCCCAGTCGGGTCGCGCCTGCGCTTCGGCGCGGCGCCACGGTGGAACAACTAGCCAACGCCGCCCAACAGGCTGTACCTGCCAGTCCGCTTTCCACTTCGCCAACCAATCCTCGTACGGCTGTTGGTCAATCAAAAAGCTGTGCAGCGACTCAGCTGGATAACCGAAAGCCGCCAGTGTTCGCGTCAGCGCCGCCCAAAGCTCTGCAGCGTGGGGAGCAACTGGGAACGCAGCCCGCAAGGTCGTAGCGGTCGCCGTCTCAGCCGGTGTTTCGAGTCCCTGTGCGCCGGCTTGCCAGAGAATTTCACCAACAGCGTCGGCGGCGTCAGGAGGGACGGCGACGGACACTACGTAATAGAAGCGCATCGTTCTCATCCGTAATGAAGGGGTGACGGTGATGAGCTAGAGGACGATTAGTGGATGCCCAGTTCATCTAAGCACCGTTCATTGTTGCGCCAGTGGGGTTCGACCTTGACAAAAATCTCAAGAAACACCTTGCGTCCCAGCATGGCCTCGATCTCGGCGCGGGCGGCCGCCGCCATATCCCGCAGACGCAACCCACCGCGCCCTAGAACAATGGCCCGTTGCGATTGGCGCTCAACAAGGATAACGCACGCCAAGTTGAGACCCCCATCGGCGCGTTCCTCCCATTTCTCGACAGTGACGGCGGTAACAAACGGTAGTTCGTCCGATAGACGCCGTAAGAGCTGCTCACGCAGGAATTCCGCCGCCAATGTGCGTTCGGTTTGATCGGTCAAATCGTCTTCAGCAAAGGGTGGCGGCGCTACCGGCAAGTGTTTGAGCAAGCAGTTGATTAGGGTGTCCGTTCCGTCGCCTGTCAGCGCCGAAATCGGTATGTAATCTACGAAGTCATGTTCGTGACGATAGAAGTCAATCAGAGTAAGCAACCTGCGCTTGTCCTTGAAGCGGTCAATTTTATTGAGCGCTAGAAGAGCCGGCCGGCCTGACTGTTTGACCAGATTGAGTACGAAGCGGTCGCCATTGCCGGTTGATACCGACGCATCGCGCAGTAACAGGACAACATCTACCGTCGCCAGTGCGTCAAACACCGCCTGCATCATCCGTTTGTTGAGGCGGTATCCGGGCTTGTGAATACCAGGGGTGTCCACAAGAACAACTTGTCCTTCCGGGCGCGTGACAATCCCCAAAATGCGGGTGCGCGTCGTCTGCGGCTTGTTTGAAACAGCAGCAATCTTTTCACCAACCAAGTAGTTAACAAGCGTAGATTTACCTGCATTGGGACGGCCGATAACCGCGACAAAACCGCTCCGCACAGTTGTGGCTTCAGCCGAGGATTGTTCAACGGGCGTCTGCAGCATCATTGCTTCAAAAAGCTTGGCGTTTATGAGAGAAGTTTGCTCTCCTTGTTTTGATTTGGTCCAAAAGGGCGGGGCGATGAAGTCTGGCGGCGGACCTAAGGTTAGGTCGCCGGAAGCATGGGGGGCGTCGCCAGTTGCAACGCCGTGATATCACAAAGGAGGCGCCTTCAGAGGTCTTCCGCTTCCCAGCTTTTGAGTTGGGCGAGCGCGTTGCGGTCGGTCAGATCGTTGCGCAACGGCGTGATGGCCACCAGACCGTCAGCGATGGCGGCGTAATCCACATCCGGCGCTTCGTCGCGTCCGTCGGTTTCTGTCCCAATCCAGTAGTAGGGCCGGCCACGCGGGTCAATCCGTTCTTCAATGTTGGTGCAGAGGAGCTTGGTTCCCGTGCGCGTGAAGCGATAACCCCGAATTGGGCCAGGCGGAATGTTGACGTTAAGCAGGGTGTTTTTGGGAAGCCCTGAACGCAGCACCCTGCGCGTCAACCGCTGGGCAAAGTCGGCGGCGTATGTGTAGTCAAACTCGGTGTGTGACACCAGCGAGAACGCCAAACTGGGAATGCCGTTGACTGCCCCTTCAAGGGCGCCAGCGACCGTCCCAGAATACGTGACGCTGTCGCCTAGGTTGGCGCCGCGATTGATGCCGGAAACCACAAGGTCCGGGCGCGGTCGCCCTTTCAGAAGCCAGTGTAAGGCAAGGATCACGCAATCGGTCGGCGTGCCTTCAACGGCGTACCAGCCGTCCCGCTCACGCTGCTTGCGGACACGTAACGGCCGTCCCAGTGTCACAGCGCGGGAGCAGCCACTGTGTTCACCAGCCGGAGCAACGACCATGACCTCCCCTAGTGGTTGAAGGCATTCCACAAGCGCCCGCAAACCCGAAGCGTAAATGCTGTCATCATTCGTTACGAGAATCAGCGGCATAGTGTGCTCGAAAAGCCCAATTCCCAAAAATCAAGGCCAGTCGAAGTGATTTCGCTCAAGCGGTTGAAAACAAAACGGCGAGGCAGTCACAGCACCGTCTCGCCGCGCAGGTCGTTCAAACGTGGTCGGGATGACTGGATTTGAACCAGCGACCTCACGCACCCCAAGCGTGCGCGCTACCAGGCTGCGCCACATCCCGTTGAGTTCGCCGCCACAAGCGACGGAAGGCAATTCAACCATAACCTACGGCGGTTGTCACGTCTGAGCGTAACGTCCTTAGGGAAGCGACAGACTTGCCAAACCTAGGCCTTCGGTGAATACTACCCGGACAAATGACCATTGCTGCCGA
The window above is part of the Chloracidobacterium sp. genome. Proteins encoded here:
- the recA gene encoding recombinase RecA; this encodes MTDERQERNKAIDAAIAGLERQFGKGVVMRLGERRALEVPAISTTCLSLDAAIGIGGMPRGRIVEIYGPESGGKTTLALHVVAEAQRTGGQVAFIDAEHALDPNYAANLGVDIDNLFVSQPDNGEQALEIAEALVRSTAFDLIVVDSVAALVPKAELEGDMGEALPGLQARLMSQALRKLTAVANRTNTCLIFINQIREKIGVTWGSPETTTGGRALKFYASVRIDIRRVGPIKDGEEVIGSRTRAKIAKNKLAPPFKEVEFDIIYGKGISREGDLLDLGVEHKLIEKSGAWFSIKGGERLGQGRENAKQALAANPALRERLEQELRAILMPHRVSAAESAAKAKGAAE
- a CDS encoding HEAT repeat domain-containing protein, producing MATPMHPLLSIATRSDGQARGLCPALAMYLSCVNCPFVAACPYKTRLGDFGLEAAAQERQERERARQLIAVLGDEQASDAQRRQAADEAADWLASDPALSPHVRGGLAVALGDYGDIRAFEPLVATLGDLRLSENYAVLREDAALTLGELNDARAQEPLTQWLTDWRPGVRFACVVALGKLGASEAIPALHRLREVRIGDDFGQLNEQVHEMCLHALALLGDASVRPALENLLTAERRVALSRAEIVFALGELGDVASLPALRALHNSDIGEGLRAYTTVALGRLGQDVGADLHPLLSAADEDLAFHAARALATLGDPEAVEPLILRGLTSRRGYIRRLAVSALRPFEAHPVVQAALKAYAEQEPVATLRAAVNSRFA
- the sixA gene encoding phosphohistidine phosphatase SixA is translated as MRHGIAHELGADGSRSDAERTLTNEGRANTRAAARAMARLELDIDAIWTSPLARARQTAEIVAETLQKTQLMEEMAELALGGGPERVVGALTRLSRGTGVLLVGHEPDLSRLVAYLVWGGLDADHVAFKKGGLCRVDCPFGLRPGKAVLRWLLTPKQLRLLASA
- a CDS encoding NADH-quinone oxidoreductase subunit N, whose protein sequence is MPVHPDINYSAVLPEICLAATGLGVMLYDAFAQGSRRWAGPLVLAGVLAAAYGVWRWTNLPPGASFNGMLITDPMRTAFALLFLFVTALAVLLAMPMFDGRARNGGEYFALLTFGTVGMLLVGGAGDLAMLFLGIEILSIASYALAGFRRSDLRSNEASVKYFILGSFATGFLLYGMALIYGATRTTNLTTIRLVIQNGGLTSESLLLTGAALMLVGLCFKAAAAPFHFWAPDVYHGAPTPVTAFMAAGSKAVAFVALLRVFGGLFPSEVFSLHRTWALMLAVVSVLSMVIGNAVAIVQDDIKRMLAYSSIAHAGYALLGVLVGNWKATWFYLIGYAATTLGAFAVVTYVARADDDRTNIADYAGLGGQATGAAVALAVCLLALGGLPLTAGFMGKFVLFREVWQGGYAWLVIMAVLNSAASLYYYLRPVVTMFFGEGRSSEDELPEPPWPLTTALALALAAVLYIGIVPEPILAGLNREPSAGKTALPPVER
- a CDS encoding SPOR domain-containing protein, translated to MTTKPDIMTMGSTLVSVLLLWLTAAVGYGQGRTHTVQVASVNDETVARETVADYRARGATAYYVKVELPQGTFYRVRVGRFATPAEAQRYARAIGVRDAFITIYDGPADAPLMRAPITPIKAPEPSSNNAASSTQPGTKSSPLPPPVLVIKPKGKPTPPTMPASSPSVAPPETAPAAADRDSDSDAGPGAVAAAPTPLPRQEMPRRKALSAQLLLDVVASPVAPEEAVSLPDPSPWVRLTTPTRADLHCAYFISRDIGWVGGRRGVLLHTEDGGRRWVEQVTGTRANVTGLFFLNAKTGWAAVGGSYGLDPRVDGAEPAVLFTNDGGTVWRPLAELDVRALWFVSEQVGYAVGNYSAVFRTTDGGATWIACDGIQRAVVRPEGLPDAVLTFTHVQFLDERRGWVAGNFFGRGVVRPAGVFFTEDGGATWTRCPIPFAATTADITSMRFIDARRGFVVSELYRGDARFVTLHLTNDGGATWSERRMAVPGFHVTHFLDERTGWTMGALLARDGSAPPYEVGIWVTHDGGRTWREEKTLAGTQIYAAFFLDAQTGWAVGQGGTVLRYRP
- a CDS encoding ABC transporter permease, with the protein product MQLLLENLRLAIANVWANKLRSLLTVLGVLVGTATVIAVSSVMTGVKDRTAKLAAQVGPEVLYVSRFDSIGPRFSRLTPEERQRKPLTEEDAAAVAALPSVRAATPQLVVGSFGPSATQYRLRYKGQEATRPIAFGVWANYPEVRWLNLRIGRFFTPEEHDRKLDVAVLGPVAAQQLFGDQNPLGEMVEFEGRLYRVIGVVEKGPTGIFGDTPEDRQIIIPYANLAQRYPELLRERGITIIAHAREGRLEAMRDEITELLRRRRRVRPDQPDNFGVSTPDAIFATFDSITSVLGVIAVSLASVSLLVGGIGVMNIMLVSVTERTKEIGTRRAIGARRRDVLVQFLVEAVVLSVIGGALGIGIGMGLSTALTTFAPSIPSLVPLWSVGAGFGISVAVGLLSGFLPALRAAQLDPAEALRYE
- a CDS encoding 50S ribosomal protein L11 methyltransferase — encoded protein: MRFYYVVSVAVPPDAADAVGEILWQAGAQGLETPAETATATTLRAAFPVAPHAAELWAALTRTLAAFGYPAESLHSFLIDQQPYEDWLAKWKADWQVQPVGRRWLVVPPWRRAEAQARPDWAARIRLTIEPGMAFGTGTHETTRACLLLLEDLPTPPQTVLDVGTGTGILVIAAAKLFPQARCEACDTDPEAVAIAAENARLNDVGERIRWLVGSAADYPKSDFDLVLANLTAEVIISLTPDLARTLRPGGKLITAGVLADRREGVITALNSVGLIVVAERTDGEWWTGLAQSPGS
- the era gene encoding GTPase Era; translated protein: MMLQTPVEQSSAEATTVRSGFVAVIGRPNAGKSTLVNYLVGEKIAAVSNKPQTTRTRILGIVTRPEGQVVLVDTPGIHKPGYRLNKRMMQAVFDALATVDVVLLLRDASVSTGNGDRFVLNLVKQSGRPALLALNKIDRFKDKRRLLTLIDFYRHEHDFVDYIPISALTGDGTDTLINCLLKHLPVAPPPFAEDDLTDQTERTLAAEFLREQLLRRLSDELPFVTAVTVEKWEERADGGLNLACVILVERQSQRAIVLGRGGLRLRDMAAAARAEIEAMLGRKVFLEIFVKVEPHWRNNERCLDELGIH
- the surE gene encoding 5'/3'-nucleotidase SurE, which encodes MPLILVTNDDSIYASGLRALVECLQPLGEVMVVAPAGEHSGCSRAVTLGRPLRVRKQRERDGWYAVEGTPTDCVILALHWLLKGRPRPDLVVSGINRGANLGDSVTYSGTVAGALEGAVNGIPSLAFSLVSHTEFDYTYAADFAQRLTRRVLRSGLPKNTLLNVNIPPGPIRGYRFTRTGTKLLCTNIEERIDPRGRPYYWIGTETDGRDEAPDVDYAAIADGLVAITPLRNDLTDRNALAQLKSWEAEDL